The following are encoded together in the Oncorhynchus masou masou isolate Uvic2021 chromosome 5, UVic_Omas_1.1, whole genome shotgun sequence genome:
- the LOC135528286 gene encoding uncharacterized protein LOC135528286: MQTFIDTSPSTHILLPTAFYPQPSTHSLLPTAFYPQPPTHSPYPQPPTHSPLPTAPYPQPPTHSPLPTAPYPQPSTHSPLPTAFYPQPSTHSLLPTAFYPQPSTHSLLPTAPYPQPPTHSPLPTAPYPQPPTHSPLPTVHNPQPSTHSPLPTVFYPQPLTHSPLPTAPYPQPPTHSPPQPPTHSLHPHPHSPLPTAPYPQPPTHSPPTHSPLPTAPYPQPPTHTPLPTALYPQPPTHSLLPTAPYPQPPTHSPLPTAFYPHPPTHTPLPTALYPQPPTHSLLPAPPTHSLLPAASYPQPSYPQPPTHSPPTPTHSPLPAAPYPQMDNTLNPTDDTLMPLEEIIY, encoded by the coding sequence ATGCAGACTTTCATCGACACGTCTCCTTCTACCCACATTCTTCTACCCACAGCCTTCTACCCACAGCCTTCTACCCACAGCCTTCTACCCACAGCCTTCTACCCACAGCCCCCTACCCACAGCCCCTACCCACAGCCCCCTACCCACAGCCCCCTACCCACAGCCCCCTACCCACAGCCCCCTACCCACAGCCCCCTACCCACAGCCCCCTACCCACAGCCCTCTACCCACAGCCCTCTACCCACAGCCTTCTACCCACAGCCTTCTACCCACAGCCTTCTACCCACAGCCTTCTACCCACAGCCTTCTACCCACAGCCTACTACCCACAGCCCCCTACCCACAGCCCCCTACCCACAGCCCCCTACCCACAGCCCCCTACCCACAGCCCCCTACCCACAGCCCCCTACCCACAGTCCACAACCCACAGCCTTCTACCCACAGCCCCCTACCCACAGTCTTCTACCCACAGCCCCTTACCCACAGCCCCTTACCCACAGCCCCTTACCCACAGCCCCCTACCCACAGCCCCCCACAGCCCCCTACCCACAGcctccacccacacccacacagccCCCTACCCACAGCCCCCTACCCACAGCCCCCTACCCACAGCCCCCCTACCCACAGCCCCCTACCCACAGCCCCCTACCCACAGCCCCCTACCCACACCCCCCTACCCACAGCCTTGTACCCACAGCCTCCTACCCACAGCCTTCTACCCACAGCCCCCTACCCACAGCCTCCTACCCACAGCCCCCTACCCACAGCCTTCTACCCACACCCCCCTACCCACACCCCCCTACCCACAGCCTTGTACCCACAGCCTCCTACCCACAGCCTCCTACCCGCACCCCCTACCCACAGCCTCCTACCCGCAGCCTCCTACCCACAGCCCTCCTACCCACAGCCCCCTACCCACAGCCCCCCAACCCCTACCCACAGCCCCCTACCCGCAGCCCCCTACCCACAGATGGACAATACTTTAAATCCCACTGACGATACTTTAATGCCCCTCGAGGAGATTATTTATTAG